TATCTATATCATCTTCAACAAGTAAAATTGTTCTATTTAATTGGCTTAATTTATTCTGAATATTATTTTGTGAATTTTTGATATAATTTTTTATCAATAATCTATATGTAGGAATTCCATTTTTTTCAAACTCCGATTCTATTTTTAATTTTAGTTCTTTTGTTTCTTCTTTTATTGCTAGTTCTTTATTAAAAGTTGGAGAATTTGAATCTGTTGCAAGGAATTCAGAGTGTCTATCAACATAAAAACCATAGTGATCAGTTGAAAAAAATTTTTCAATAACAAGTTTCATAAATGGATAATTTGTTGATCCAATCTGTAATTTATAGGAAGGGCAGTTATTAATAATTTCGAGTTTAAAAAAAGAAAGAATTGCATTTTTATCATTACTTTCAAAAATATCTTTAACCTTCTTTTTAACTTCTGGATTATTTATTTCTTTATTGTTATAAGCAATTTCGATATATATAGATATAGCTTTTTTTATAAGTTCACAGCTAATTTCTTCAAAAAGCATATAAAGAAATCTCCTAAATTAATATAGCTTACTTTAAATTATTTACAACCAGACATATTATTAAAAAATGATAAAAAGTTTATTTAATTTATATAAAAAAAATTTATTTAAATAAAAAAAGCAGGGGATTAACCCCTGCTATAAATGCCGAGAGGTGGAATCGAACCGCCGACACAAGGATTTTCAGTCCTTTGCTCTACCGACTGAGCTATCTCGGCTTTACGGAAGAAATATAAAAATTTAAATTTTTTTGTCAAGAAGTTTTTTAATATTGTTTGCAGAAATGATTATATCATTCCATAATTCAACTTTATTTTTATTTATCTTAAAATTTGTTATTTTTTTATCAATATTAGTCTCACCTATGTTAAATTTAGTTATATCTCCATTA
Above is a window of Spirochaetota bacterium DNA encoding:
- a CDS encoding response regulator; protein product: MLFEEISCELIKKAISIYIEIAYNNKEINNPEVKKKVKDIFESNDKNAILSFFKLEIINNCPSYKLQIGSTNYPFMKLVIEKFFSTDHYGFYVDRHSEFLATDSNSPTFNKELAIKEETKELKLKIESEFEKNGIPTYRLLIKNYIKNSQNNIQNKLSQLNRTILLVEDDIDINEMHALELKLLGYNVDQVYDGYSAIKNIENKYYDLVLLDLMMAGISGQEVIKLLNKEVDIIVLSALNDEYTKNKCLKLGAKDYLVKPIPKKILAEKLELFFKKKYQVQ